In Nitratiruptor sp. YY09-18, a single window of DNA contains:
- a CDS encoding glycosyltransferase family 2 protein, whose amino-acid sequence MKISAALIMKNEEENLPRLLKSLQGKFDEIIVVDTGSTDRSIEIAKEYGCKVYEKEWNGFADARNYAISKCEGEWIWHFDADFELEDKEFEKFQKFLLHWERSKNKEEIKVVGVHIKNFGFDGVVKAVSTQAFIHRNVSEIFWTGKIHEQLNTKMSLLLPVYVNHFGYQDENVQKQKALRNLELLLHDIVTIKDKNKRFDRLFYILQSYAILTHFDPSLSKEAQKFIAKFLVMKDEVTEDSLEFMKIYGLYYITLIYMQSGKFQQALELLQNSQDYFEKIPDLIVIYIQLLYKTKKKELAKKYFLKAAKVLGTLHIQKNTAIIDKINDFYQMSQNRCFELFTDEDIPVIWQKWKKEKTLFFGLLLLSLYEKYKNEKYEKFLDKLIKIFHNEIFLIKKLHIYLEKKEWEKAKKMAMNLLHSNPHSCKAKEILGVVAIHEQNYSEAIRYFMDVVQMCKNSAGLQNLLVAIDEGGYQKESEKIRHLLKK is encoded by the coding sequence ATGAAAATATCAGCCGCACTAATTATGAAAAACGAGGAGGAGAATCTTCCAAGGCTTTTAAAAAGCTTGCAAGGAAAATTTGATGAGATTATAGTTGTCGATACCGGATCAACGGATCGAAGTATAGAGATAGCCAAAGAGTATGGTTGCAAGGTGTATGAAAAGGAGTGGAACGGTTTTGCGGATGCAAGAAATTATGCGATAAGTAAATGTGAAGGCGAGTGGATATGGCACTTTGATGCGGACTTCGAGCTCGAAGACAAAGAGTTTGAGAAGTTTCAGAAATTTTTACTCCATTGGGAGAGAAGTAAGAATAAAGAAGAGATTAAAGTTGTAGGAGTTCATATTAAAAATTTTGGATTTGATGGTGTAGTGAAGGCTGTCTCTACCCAAGCTTTTATCCATCGTAATGTATCAGAGATTTTTTGGACTGGAAAAATTCATGAACAGCTTAATACAAAAATGTCGCTTTTATTACCAGTTTATGTAAATCATTTTGGATACCAAGATGAGAATGTACAAAAGCAAAAAGCATTGAGAAATTTGGAACTACTGTTACATGATATAGTAACAATAAAAGATAAAAATAAGCGATTTGATAGACTTTTTTATATTTTGCAATCCTATGCAATATTGACCCATTTTGATCCCTCTTTATCAAAAGAGGCTCAAAAATTTATTGCAAAGTTTTTGGTTATGAAAGATGAAGTTACGGAGGATTCACTTGAGTTTATGAAAATCTATGGACTCTATTATATTACGCTTATTTATATGCAAAGTGGTAAATTTCAACAAGCTTTAGAACTCCTTCAAAATTCTCAAGATTATTTTGAAAAAATACCTGATTTAATTGTTATCTATATTCAGCTGTTGTATAAAACAAAGAAAAAAGAATTGGCCAAAAAATATTTTTTAAAAGCTGCTAAAGTTCTTGGCACTTTACATATCCAGAAAAACACCGCTATAATTGATAAAATCAATGATTTTTACCAAATGTCACAAAATCGTTGTTTTGAACTTTTTACAGATGAGGATATACCTGTAATTTGGCAAAAATGGAAAAAAGAGAAGACACTCTTTTTTGGATTGCTTCTTTTGTCTCTTTATGAAAAATATAAAAATGAAAAGTATGAAAAATTTCTGGATAAGTTAATAAAGATATTTCACAATGAAATATTTTTAATAAAAAAATTACATATTTATCTAGAAAAAAAAGAGTGGGAGAAAGCTAAAAAAATGGCAATGAATTTGTTGCATAGCAATCCACATTCTTGCAAGGCAAAAGAAATATTGGGTGTAGTTGCAATACATGAGCAAAACTATTCAGAAGCTATAAGATATTTTATGGATGTTGTACAAATGTGCAAAAATAGCGCAGGATTACAAAATCTACTTGTTGCAATAGATGAAGGAGGTTATCAAAAAGAGTCAGAAAAAATCCGTCATTTACTAAAAAAATAA